From one Streptomyces sp. CA-210063 genomic stretch:
- a CDS encoding cobalamin biosynthesis protein — protein MRADRVFACGAAAGLLGDLLLGDPRRGHPVAAFGRAAGAVERVLWRDHRGWGALHTVVCAGGAAALGAVAASAVRPSRAASVALTGAATWAVVGGTSLVREARAVGRFLEAGDIEGARARLPHLCGRDPQALDSDGIARAVVESVAENTSDAVVGALVWGAVGGVPGLVGFRAVNTLDAMVGHKSSRYRRYGWASARLDDVAGWPGARLTAVLAAAAGGDTRGAVRAWRADAGKHPSPNAGPVEASFAGALGVRLGGTLSYGGRVEHRPVLNGEGRAVAVGDIERAARLSRRVSWLALGVSAGAAVLRGRFAKPAEGDS, from the coding sequence GTGCGTGCCGATCGCGTCTTCGCGTGCGGCGCCGCCGCCGGGCTCCTCGGTGATCTGCTGCTCGGTGATCCGCGCCGGGGGCATCCGGTCGCCGCGTTCGGGCGGGCGGCGGGTGCCGTGGAGCGGGTGCTGTGGCGGGACCACCGGGGGTGGGGCGCGCTGCACACCGTCGTGTGCGCCGGTGGCGCTGCGGCGCTCGGTGCCGTCGCCGCGTCCGCCGTACGGCCGTCGCGTGCCGCCTCCGTGGCGTTGACCGGTGCCGCCACCTGGGCCGTCGTCGGGGGGACTTCGCTCGTGCGGGAGGCCCGGGCCGTGGGGCGGTTCCTCGAAGCCGGGGACATCGAGGGCGCGCGGGCCCGGCTGCCTCATCTGTGCGGGCGGGACCCTCAGGCGCTCGACTCGGACGGGATCGCGCGGGCTGTCGTGGAGTCCGTCGCCGAGAACACGTCGGACGCGGTGGTGGGGGCGCTCGTGTGGGGCGCCGTCGGTGGGGTGCCGGGGCTTGTGGGGTTCCGGGCCGTCAACACGCTGGATGCCATGGTCGGGCACAAGTCGTCGCGTTATCGGCGGTACGGGTGGGCTTCGGCTCGGCTGGACGATGTGGCGGGGTGGCCCGGGGCTCGGCTCACCGCGGTGTTGGCCGCGGCCGCGGGTGGGGATACGCGGGGGGCCGTTCGGGCTTGGCGGGCGGATGCGGGGAAGCATCCGAGTCCCAATGCGGGGCCTGTGGAGGCGTCGTTCGCGGGGGCGCTCGGTGTGCGGTTGGGGGGCACGTTGTCGTATGGGGGGCGGGTTGAGCATCGGCCTGTGCTGAATGGGGAGGGGCGGGCCGTGGCCGTGGGGGACATCGAGCGGGCTGCTCGGTTGTCCCGGCGGGTGAGTTGGCTGGCGTTGGGGGTCAGTGCGGGTGCGGCGGTGCTGCGGGGGCGGTTCGCGAAGCCGGCGGAGGGGGACTCATGA
- a CDS encoding inorganic phosphate transporter — MENFSLILAIVVITALAFDFTNGFHDTANAMATTISTGAMKPKVAVAMSAVLNLVGAFLSIEVANTISKGLVDESGIQPEVIFAALVGAILWNLLTWLVGLPSSSSHALMGGLIGATIASAGAGAVHGDVLVTKVLIPAVAAPLVAGIAAMFATRLTYGLGKHTSEKASGKGYRAGQIASAGLVSLAHGTNDAQKTMGIITLALVAGGALAPDSDPPVWVIVSAGMAIALGTYLGGWRIIRTMGKGLTDLQPQQGFAAQTSAATVILASSHLGFSLSTTHSVSGAVMGAGLGRKGGVVRWSTATRMFVAWGLTLPAAALVAALAEWVTSFGTWGTAVVAVFLIASSAAIWVLSRREVVDHTNVNDAEETPGVVTTAMAAVTPPAGPVVADLTATIPAPAAATAAETTASTNPPTPTPAV, encoded by the coding sequence ATGGAAAACTTCTCGCTGATCCTCGCGATCGTAGTGATCACTGCGCTCGCGTTCGATTTTACGAACGGTTTCCACGACACCGCCAACGCGATGGCCACCACCATCTCGACCGGCGCCATGAAGCCCAAGGTCGCGGTCGCCATGTCCGCCGTGCTCAACCTTGTCGGCGCGTTCCTTTCCATAGAGGTCGCCAACACCATCTCCAAGGGGCTCGTCGACGAGTCCGGCATACAGCCAGAGGTCATATTCGCGGCGCTCGTCGGCGCCATCCTCTGGAACCTGCTGACCTGGCTCGTCGGGCTCCCCTCCAGTTCCTCGCACGCCCTGATGGGCGGTCTCATCGGCGCCACCATCGCCTCGGCCGGCGCGGGCGCGGTGCACGGTGACGTCCTCGTCACCAAGGTGCTGATCCCCGCCGTCGCGGCCCCGCTGGTCGCCGGCATCGCGGCGATGTTCGCCACCCGGCTGACGTACGGGCTCGGGAAGCACACGAGCGAGAAGGCCTCCGGCAAGGGCTACCGCGCCGGTCAGATCGCCTCCGCGGGCCTGGTCTCGCTGGCCCACGGTACGAACGACGCCCAGAAGACGATGGGCATCATCACCCTGGCCCTGGTCGCCGGCGGCGCCCTCGCACCCGACTCCGACCCGCCGGTGTGGGTCATCGTCTCCGCCGGTATGGCCATCGCGCTCGGCACCTACCTGGGCGGCTGGCGCATCATCCGCACGATGGGCAAGGGTCTGACCGACCTCCAGCCGCAGCAGGGCTTCGCCGCCCAGACCAGCGCGGCCACGGTCATCCTGGCCTCCTCGCACCTCGGCTTCTCCCTCTCCACCACGCACTCGGTCTCCGGTGCCGTGATGGGCGCGGGCCTCGGCCGCAAGGGCGGTGTGGTCCGCTGGTCGACCGCGACCCGGATGTTCGTCGCCTGGGGGCTGACCCTGCCGGCCGCCGCGCTGGTCGCCGCGCTCGCCGAGTGGGTCACGTCCTTCGGCACCTGGGGCACGGCCGTCGTCGCGGTCTTCCTCATCGCCTCCAGCGCCGCCATCTGGGTGCTCTCGCGCCGCGAGGTGGTCGACCACACCAATGTGAACGACGCCGAGGAGACGCCCGGAGTGGTGACCACGGCGATGGCAGCGGTGACGCCGCCGGCCGGCCCGGTGGTCGCGGACCTCACGGCGACCATTCCGGCCCCCGCGGCCGCGACCGCCGCCGAGACCACGGCCTCGACGAACCCGCCCACGCCGACGCCCGCCGTCTGA
- a CDS encoding lysozyme, producing MARDLKPSRRRNRVFAASVAALALGGTALVEIPVSAAAKPEGHDVSSHQKKVNWSSAKSKGARFVYVKATESTTYRNPYFGQQYNGSRNAGLVRGAYHFAVPNRSSGKAQARYFVNNGGGWRADGWTLPPALDIEYNPYDRKKKCYGLSNSRMVGWIKSFSDEVKRLTGRRPVIYTTTHWWKTCTGNSAAFGGNHALWLARYNSAGAGELPAGWKFWTIWQYDNGSGRLPGDQNLFNGSMGRLKEFAKG from the coding sequence ATGGCCCGTGATCTCAAGCCGTCCCGTCGTCGCAACCGCGTGTTCGCGGCCTCCGTCGCCGCGCTCGCCCTAGGGGGGACAGCTCTCGTCGAGATCCCTGTCTCGGCCGCCGCCAAGCCCGAGGGGCACGACGTCTCCTCGCACCAGAAGAAGGTCAACTGGTCGAGCGCGAAGTCGAAGGGCGCCCGGTTCGTCTACGTCAAGGCGACCGAGTCCACCACCTACCGCAACCCGTACTTCGGCCAGCAGTACAACGGTTCGCGGAACGCGGGCCTGGTCCGCGGCGCCTACCACTTCGCGGTGCCGAACAGGTCGTCCGGCAAGGCCCAGGCCCGCTACTTCGTGAACAACGGCGGCGGCTGGCGCGCGGACGGCTGGACGCTGCCGCCGGCGCTCGACATCGAGTACAACCCGTACGACAGGAAGAAGAAGTGCTACGGCCTGAGCAACAGCAGGATGGTCGGCTGGATCAAGTCGTTCAGCGACGAGGTCAAGCGCCTCACCGGCCGTCGTCCGGTGATCTACACGACCACCCACTGGTGGAAGACCTGCACCGGCAACAGCGCGGCCTTCGGCGGGAACCACGCGCTGTGGCTGGCCCGGTACAACTCCGCGGGGGCGGGAGAACTGCCCGCGGGGTGGAAGTTCTGGACGATCTGGCAGTACGACAACGGCAGCGGGCGCCTGCCGGGTGACCAGAATCTCTTCAACGGGTCCATGGGCCGGCTGAAGGAGTTCGCCAAGGGGTAG
- a CDS encoding class II aldolase/adducin family protein produces the protein MAEQRRTARDERGTGEDAQDARNVRRRGVPDDVARAWDELVATARRTVTEGLVVGTSGNVSVRVGDTVLVTPTGVPYDRLTPDDVTGVDLLGRQVLGTLRPTSELPMHLAIHTTTDARAVVHTHAVHATAVSTLVSELPLIHYMSAALGGPVRVAPYATYGTPELAENMLRALTDRTACLLQNHGTITYGDTLSEAYDRTAQLEWMCQVWLTASSVPGLTPNLLTHAQVAEVGERLRGYGQPGQGTAGGPGAPGTAGRKRPG, from the coding sequence ATGGCTGAGCAGCGGCGCACCGCCCGGGACGAGCGGGGCACGGGTGAGGACGCACAGGATGCGCGCAACGTACGGCGACGGGGTGTGCCGGACGACGTGGCGCGCGCGTGGGACGAACTCGTCGCGACGGCCCGCCGGACGGTGACCGAGGGGCTGGTCGTCGGCACCTCCGGCAATGTGTCCGTACGCGTGGGCGACACCGTCCTGGTCACACCGACGGGCGTGCCGTACGACCGCCTGACCCCGGACGACGTGACGGGCGTCGACCTCTTGGGCCGGCAGGTCCTCGGCACGCTCCGCCCGACGAGCGAACTCCCCATGCACCTGGCGATCCACACCACCACCGACGCCCGCGCCGTCGTGCACACCCACGCCGTCCACGCGACCGCCGTCTCCACCCTCGTGAGCGAGCTGCCGCTGATCCACTACATGTCCGCCGCCCTCGGCGGACCCGTCCGGGTCGCCCCCTATGCGACCTACGGCACCCCGGAGTTGGCCGAGAACATGCTCCGCGCTTTGACGGACCGCACCGCTTGCCTCCTCCAGAACCACGGCACGATCACCTACGGAGACACCCTCTCCGAGGCCTACGACCGCACGGCCCAACTCGAATGGATGTGCCAGGTCTGGCTGACGGCATCCTCCGTACCGGGCCTCACCCCGAACCTGCTCACCCACGCACAGGTGGCGGAGGTGGGGGAGCGGCTGCGGGGCTATGGGCAGCCGGGACAGGGGACCGCCGGCGGGCCCGGAGCGCCGGGCACCGCCGGGCGGAAGCGTCCGGGCTGA
- a CDS encoding alpha/beta hydrolase family protein yields the protein MRAVKAAASALGVVFAAGAASVAVGRLASDAALKAPPGGPLPTEPRLTVHSTAAGRIALTRAFASQRPGTYGLTGHGSHAVVGTVLNGAPHAPDTVVRRLERVTHGTLEPGDKVWLTPNTHIGDPRTALGLDHDDVDVPGELGTLPAWLVPADRDTWVIAVHGLGATREHAMNVMEFLHRHHFPVLALAYRGDPGAPRSPDGLNHLGETEWRDVDAAIRYAVRFGAEQVVLHGWSTGATMALRAATHSPLRDRVAGLVLDSPVLDWTATLRALAAARRTPGALLPLAVRAAQGRTGLRAAPVGQAAVPAELRTPTLLFHGPDDAVAPWGPSRALAARHPGRVTLRTVPHAPHGAMWNADPQAYEETLRRFLTPLM from the coding sequence GTGCGTGCAGTCAAAGCGGCAGCCTCGGCCCTCGGGGTCGTGTTCGCGGCCGGCGCGGCCAGTGTCGCCGTGGGCCGGCTGGCGAGTGACGCCGCGCTGAAGGCGCCGCCGGGCGGACCGCTGCCCACGGAACCCCGGCTGACCGTGCACTCCACCGCCGCGGGCCGTATCGCCCTGACCCGGGCCTTCGCCTCCCAACGCCCCGGCACCTACGGCCTCACCGGCCACGGCTCCCACGCGGTCGTCGGCACTGTCCTGAACGGCGCCCCGCACGCCCCCGACACGGTCGTACGCCGCCTGGAACGCGTCACCCACGGCACCCTGGAGCCCGGCGACAAGGTGTGGCTCACCCCGAACACCCACATCGGCGACCCCCGCACCGCGCTCGGCCTCGACCACGACGACGTCGACGTCCCCGGCGAACTCGGCACCCTGCCCGCCTGGTTGGTGCCCGCGGACCGGGACACCTGGGTGATCGCCGTGCACGGCCTGGGCGCGACCCGCGAACACGCCATGAACGTCATGGAGTTCCTGCACCGCCACCACTTCCCGGTGCTCGCCCTCGCCTACCGCGGCGACCCGGGCGCGCCCCGCTCCCCGGACGGCCTGAACCACCTCGGCGAGACCGAGTGGCGCGACGTGGACGCGGCCATCCGGTACGCCGTGCGGTTCGGCGCCGAACAGGTCGTCCTGCACGGCTGGTCCACCGGCGCCACCATGGCCCTGCGCGCCGCCACGCACTCCCCGCTCCGCGACCGCGTCGCCGGACTCGTCCTGGACTCACCGGTCCTCGACTGGACGGCCACCCTGCGCGCCCTCGCCGCCGCCCGCCGCACCCCCGGCGCCCTGCTGCCCCTCGCGGTCCGCGCCGCCCAGGGCCGCACGGGACTGCGCGCCGCCCCCGTCGGCCAGGCCGCCGTCCCAGCGGAACTCAGGACCCCCACCCTGCTCTTCCACGGCCCCGACGACGCCGTCGCCCCCTGGGGCCCCTCCCGCGCCCTCGCCGCCCGCCACCCCGGCCGGGTCACCCTCCGCACCGTCCCCCACGCCCCGCACGGCGCCATGTGGAACGCCGACCCCCAGGCCTACGAAGAGACCCTGCGCCGCTTCCTCACGCCCCTGATGTAG
- a CDS encoding VOC family protein, with amino-acid sequence MIGMAGRSDGRPSVYPTLLYADAKAAIRQLTEALGFTELSVYEGEDGVVRHAELTQGNGAVMVGSKGSGSVFDGAMKGAGPAGVYIVVDDVDAHHLRAVEHGVEILMPPTDQEYGSRDYMARDAEGNVWSFGTYAPEIGG; translated from the coding sequence GTGATCGGTATGGCAGGCAGGAGCGACGGGCGTCCGAGCGTCTATCCGACGCTGCTGTACGCGGACGCCAAGGCGGCCATCAGGCAGCTCACGGAGGCGCTGGGCTTCACCGAGCTGTCGGTGTACGAGGGCGAGGACGGGGTGGTGCGGCACGCCGAGCTGACGCAGGGGAACGGCGCGGTGATGGTCGGCTCCAAGGGCAGCGGCAGCGTCTTCGACGGCGCGATGAAAGGCGCGGGGCCCGCCGGGGTGTACATCGTCGTGGACGACGTGGACGCCCATCACCTGAGGGCCGTCGAGCACGGCGTGGAGATCCTGATGCCCCCGACGGACCAGGAGTACGGGTCGCGCGACTACATGGCCCGGGACGCCGAGGGCAATGTGTGGAGCTTCGGCACGTACGCCCCCGAGATAGGCGGCTGA
- a CDS encoding ABC-F family ATP-binding cassette domain-containing protein, which produces MISASGIELRAGARVLIESATFRVAKGDRIGLVGRNGAGKTTLTKCLAGEGMPAGGTITRSGEVGYLPQDPRTGDLDVLARDRILSARGLDVLIRKMRDNEQRIANGSGATREKALKQYERQETEFLTKGGYSAEAEAATIAAALNLPDRVLGQPLHTLSGGQRRRIELARILFSDADTLLLDEPTNHLDADSIIWLRDYLKTYRGGFIVISHDVDLVETVVNKVFYLDANRAEIDVYNMGWKLYQQQREADEKRRKRERQNAEKKAAALHSQADKMRAKATKTVAAQNMAKRADRLLAGLDAVRVSDKVAKLRFPEPAPCGKTPLTAEGLSKSYGSLEIFTDVDLAIDKGSRVVILGLNGAGKTTLLRLLGGVEKPDTGQVIEGHGLKLGYYAQEHETLDPERTVLENMRSASPDLDLVEIRKTLGSFLFSGDDVDKPAGVLSGGEKTRLALATLVVSSANVLLLDEPTNNLDPASREEILGALRTYKGAVVLVTHDEGAVEALQPERIILLPDGVEDLWGADYADLVALA; this is translated from the coding sequence GTGATCTCCGCCTCCGGTATCGAGCTGCGCGCCGGTGCCCGCGTCCTCATCGAGTCCGCCACCTTCCGTGTCGCCAAGGGCGACCGCATCGGCCTGGTCGGCCGCAACGGCGCCGGCAAGACCACCCTCACCAAGTGCCTGGCCGGCGAGGGCATGCCGGCCGGCGGCACCATCACCCGCTCCGGCGAGGTCGGCTATCTCCCGCAGGACCCCCGCACCGGCGACCTCGACGTCCTCGCCCGTGACCGCATCCTCTCCGCGCGCGGCCTCGACGTACTGATCCGCAAGATGCGCGACAACGAGCAGCGCATCGCCAACGGCTCGGGCGCCACCCGCGAGAAGGCGCTCAAGCAGTACGAGCGCCAGGAGACGGAGTTCCTCACCAAGGGCGGGTACTCCGCCGAAGCCGAGGCCGCCACCATCGCCGCCGCGCTGAATCTGCCCGACCGGGTGCTCGGCCAGCCGCTGCACACCCTCTCCGGCGGTCAGCGCCGCCGTATCGAGCTGGCCCGGATCCTCTTCTCCGACGCCGACACCCTGCTCCTGGACGAGCCGACGAACCACCTCGACGCCGACTCGATCATCTGGCTGCGCGACTACCTCAAGACCTACCGCGGCGGCTTCATCGTGATCTCCCACGACGTCGACCTGGTCGAGACAGTCGTCAACAAGGTGTTCTACCTGGACGCCAACCGCGCCGAGATCGACGTCTACAACATGGGCTGGAAGCTCTACCAGCAGCAGCGCGAGGCCGACGAGAAGCGCCGCAAGCGCGAGCGGCAGAACGCCGAGAAGAAGGCCGCCGCGCTGCACTCGCAGGCCGACAAGATGCGCGCCAAGGCCACCAAGACCGTCGCCGCGCAGAACATGGCCAAGCGCGCCGACCGGCTGCTCGCCGGCCTCGACGCGGTACGGGTCTCCGACAAGGTCGCCAAGCTGCGCTTCCCCGAGCCCGCGCCCTGCGGCAAGACGCCGCTCACCGCCGAGGGCCTGTCGAAGTCGTACGGCTCGCTGGAGATCTTCACCGACGTCGACCTGGCCATCGACAAGGGCTCCCGGGTCGTCATCCTCGGCCTCAACGGCGCCGGCAAGACGACCCTGCTCCGCCTCCTGGGCGGCGTGGAGAAGCCCGACACCGGCCAGGTGATCGAGGGCCACGGCCTCAAGCTCGGCTACTACGCGCAGGAGCACGAGACCCTCGACCCGGAGCGCACCGTCCTGGAGAACATGCGCTCCGCCTCCCCCGACCTGGACCTGGTCGAGATCCGCAAGACGCTCGGCTCATTCCTGTTCTCCGGCGACGACGTGGACAAGCCGGCCGGGGTCCTCTCCGGCGGCGAGAAGACCCGTCTCGCGCTCGCGACCCTCGTGGTGTCGTCCGCGAACGTCCTCCTGCTCGACGAGCCGACGAACAACCTCGACCCCGCCAGCCGTGAGGAGATCCTTGGCGCGCTGCGCACCTACAAGGGCGCGGTCGTCCTCGTCACCCACGACGAGGGCGCGGTCGAGGCGCTCCAGCCGGAGCGGATCATCCTGCTGCCGGACGGCGTCGAGGACCTGTGGGGCGCGGACTATGCCGACCTCGTCGCGCTCGCTTGA
- a CDS encoding helix-turn-helix domain-containing protein translates to MAETLKKGSRVTGAARDKLAADLKKKYDSGASIRALAEETGRSYGFVHRMLSESGVTLRGRGGATRGKKAASA, encoded by the coding sequence GTGGCCGAGACTCTGAAGAAGGGCAGCCGGGTTACCGGCGCCGCGCGCGACAAGCTCGCGGCAGACCTGAAGAAGAAGTACGACTCCGGTGCGAGCATTCGGGCGCTGGCCGAGGAAACCGGCCGCTCGTATGGCTTCGTACACCGGATGCTCAGCGAGTCGGGCGTCACGCTTCGAGGGCGTGGCGGGGCGACGCGGGGCAAGAAGGCCGCTTCGGCCTGA
- a CDS encoding enoyl-CoA hydratase/isomerase family protein, with protein MASLEPLLDKDGVRLTVDDAIATVTLANPAKRNAQSPALWRALTEAGRLLPGSVRVVVLRAEGKSFSAGLNRQMFTPEGIEGEPSFIDLARRDDAELDSTISEYQEAFTWWRRSDIVSIAAVQGHAVGAGFQLALACDLRVVADDVQFAMLETSLGLVPDLTGTHPLVHLVGYGRALEICLTGRFVQADEAQRIGLANLGVPADQLDDAVRDLAAALVAAPRDAVIETKGLLRGAQDRSYEEQRAAERAAQARRLRDLAGVGE; from the coding sequence ATGGCTTCGCTCGAACCGCTGCTCGACAAGGACGGCGTACGGCTCACCGTCGACGACGCGATCGCCACGGTGACGCTGGCCAATCCGGCCAAGCGCAACGCGCAGAGCCCCGCTCTGTGGCGGGCGCTCACCGAGGCCGGGCGGCTGCTGCCGGGCTCCGTCCGTGTGGTCGTGCTGCGCGCCGAGGGCAAATCGTTCTCCGCCGGGCTCAACCGGCAGATGTTCACGCCCGAAGGCATCGAGGGGGAGCCGTCGTTCATCGATCTCGCGCGCCGTGACGACGCCGAGCTCGACTCGACCATCTCCGAGTACCAGGAGGCGTTCACCTGGTGGCGGCGCAGCGACATCGTGTCCATCGCCGCCGTGCAGGGGCACGCCGTCGGTGCGGGCTTCCAGCTTGCCCTCGCCTGTGATCTGCGCGTCGTCGCCGACGACGTGCAGTTCGCCATGCTCGAAACCAGCCTCGGGCTCGTTCCCGACCTCACGGGGACGCATCCGCTGGTGCACCTCGTCGGGTACGGGCGCGCGCTGGAGATCTGCCTCACCGGGCGCTTCGTCCAGGCGGACGAGGCCCAGCGGATCGGCCTGGCGAACCTCGGCGTGCCTGCGGATCAACTCGACGATGCGGTGCGGGACCTGGCGGCCGCGTTGGTGGCCGCGCCGCGGGATGCCGTGATCGAGACGAAGGGGCTGTTGCGCGGGGCGCAGGACCGGTCGTACGAGGAGCAGAGGGCGGCGGAGCGGGCTGCGCAGGCTCGGCGGCTGCGGGACCTCGCGGGGGTGGGGGAGTAG
- a CDS encoding nucleopolyhedrovirus P10 family protein produces the protein MTADDWTTAVRRQLGLGRVLPLGGAHDGAWITESAAEAALRRAAAPLRGVALGPLRISLAAPEASPDASAYETAVPPPPSALPPGPLRITADFAASAAPTAEPFPATATRLRTALSTIAAERLGLTVTEVDLRVTALLEDEEEPATPAPEPPPASPPPPAGDDEESRAAAAALAIPGVAHLTGALGGLGRAIHIATGPVLPRRHVRVELAVTEERRALDVARDVRAAVSEALPDHPSVAVLITAVVS, from the coding sequence ATGACGGCGGACGATTGGACGACGGCGGTACGACGGCAGCTCGGGCTCGGCCGCGTCCTCCCCCTGGGCGGCGCGCACGACGGAGCGTGGATCACGGAGAGTGCGGCCGAAGCGGCACTGCGCCGCGCGGCAGCGCCCCTGCGCGGGGTCGCGCTCGGCCCCCTCCGCATCTCACTGGCCGCCCCGGAGGCCTCGCCCGATGCCTCCGCGTACGAGACGGCCGTACCCCCACCCCCGAGCGCCCTCCCACCCGGCCCGCTCCGCATCACCGCCGACTTCGCGGCCTCGGCGGCTCCGACCGCCGAGCCCTTCCCGGCGACGGCGACCCGCCTCCGCACGGCCCTGTCCACCATCGCCGCGGAACGCCTCGGTCTGACGGTGACGGAGGTGGACCTGCGGGTGACGGCCCTCCTGGAAGACGAGGAGGAACCCGCGACGCCGGCCCCTGAGCCCCCGCCCGCCTCGCCGCCCCCGCCCGCCGGCGACGACGAGGAGTCCCGCGCGGCCGCCGCGGCCCTCGCGATCCCCGGCGTCGCCCACCTGACCGGCGCCCTCGGCGGCCTGGGCCGCGCCATCCACATCGCCACAGGGCCCGTCCTCCCCCGCCGCCATGTCCGCGTGGAACTGGCGGTGACGGAGGAAAGACGGGCCCTGGACGTGGCACGCGACGTACGGGCGGCGGTGAGCGAGGCCCTACCGGATCACCCGTCGGTGGCGGTACTCATCACGGCCGTCGTCTCGTAA
- a CDS encoding Asp23/Gls24 family envelope stress response protein, with amino-acid sequence MTDMTERNRTEGPDTTKEPTQVGRKPTRRGGGDPATRGRTTIADGVVEKIAGLAAREVMGVHAMGSGLSRTFGAVRDRVPGGTRSVTRGVKVEVGEVQTALDLEIVVDYGVSIGDVARDVRENVVAAVERMTGLEVVEVNIAVSDVKLPDEEDEEQESRLQ; translated from the coding sequence ATGACTGACATGACGGAGCGGAACCGGACGGAAGGACCCGACACCACCAAGGAGCCGACGCAGGTCGGGCGCAAGCCCACCCGGCGCGGCGGCGGTGATCCGGCCACCCGGGGGCGTACGACCATCGCCGACGGCGTTGTCGAGAAGATCGCCGGACTCGCCGCGCGGGAAGTGATGGGCGTGCACGCCATGGGCAGCGGGCTCTCCCGGACCTTCGGGGCCGTGCGGGACCGGGTCCCCGGTGGGACGAGGTCGGTGACCCGGGGTGTGAAGGTCGAGGTCGGCGAGGTGCAGACCGCGCTGGATCTGGAGATCGTCGTCGACTACGGAGTGTCCATCGGCGATGTGGCCCGTGACGTGCGCGAGAACGTCGTCGCGGCCGTCGAGCGGATGACCGGCCTGGAGGTCGTCGAGGTCAACATCGCGGTGAGCGATGTGAAGCTGCCGGACGAGGAGGACGAGGAGCAGGAGTCCCGGCTGCAATGA
- a CDS encoding Asp23/Gls24 family envelope stress response protein, producing the protein MNPVDSGRPREAKAVAPGERGATTIADRVVAKIASQAAREALESPVPDSAPPHATVVVHHETARIRVSLELPYPSDIGGQCAAVRRHVAQRVGTLAGMHVSEVAVQVERLHLAYAHDAAQGRTR; encoded by the coding sequence ATGAACCCCGTGGACAGCGGCCGTCCCAGGGAGGCGAAGGCCGTCGCGCCCGGTGAGCGCGGGGCGACCACGATCGCCGACCGGGTGGTCGCGAAGATCGCCTCGCAGGCGGCGCGCGAAGCACTGGAGTCACCGGTGCCGGACTCCGCGCCCCCGCACGCCACCGTCGTCGTGCATCACGAGACGGCGCGCATCCGCGTGAGTCTCGAACTCCCTTACCCCTCGGACATCGGTGGCCAATGCGCTGCGGTGCGTCGTCATGTCGCTCAGCGGGTAGGGACGTTGGCGGGAATGCACGTATCGGAGGTGGCCGTCCAAGTGGAACGGCTGCACCTGGCGTACGCACACGACGCGGCACAGGGGAGGACGCGATGA
- a CDS encoding DUF6286 domain-containing protein — translation MSEPQREGTTQRLPVIEKADETAGGTAAGTATDREPDQPDQGDQPGQSASAAAYDPLPVLDGEDGREKRFWSARRVPAGILAVLLLAGAGLFLYDVAAVRADRPGMEWRRSLARELAERPLDDVWVLAGAGVAVLLGLWLLLLAATPGLRDVLPMRRVHPHVRAGLHRGAAALALRDRAMEVSGVQSVRVRVGRKKVDVRAVSHFRELDDVRADLDLTLADGIRGLGLSRPPALAVHVRRPGRKG, via the coding sequence ATGAGCGAACCCCAGCGCGAAGGCACCACTCAACGACTACCCGTCATCGAGAAGGCCGACGAGACGGCCGGTGGGACGGCGGCCGGGACGGCGACCGACCGCGAGCCGGACCAACCGGACCAAGGGGACCAGCCCGGTCAGTCGGCGTCCGCCGCCGCTTACGATCCGTTGCCCGTCCTCGACGGCGAGGACGGCAGGGAGAAGCGCTTCTGGTCCGCGCGCAGAGTCCCCGCGGGCATCCTCGCGGTGCTGCTCCTCGCGGGCGCGGGCCTCTTCCTGTACGACGTCGCCGCCGTCCGCGCCGACCGGCCCGGCATGGAGTGGCGCCGTTCACTGGCCAGGGAACTCGCCGAGCGCCCCCTCGACGACGTCTGGGTGCTAGCCGGCGCAGGCGTCGCCGTACTCCTGGGCCTCTGGCTGCTCCTGCTCGCCGCGACCCCCGGGCTGCGCGACGTCCTGCCGATGCGGCGCGTCCACCCCCACGTACGGGCCGGACTGCACCGGGGCGCCGCCGCGCTGGCCCTGCGCGACCGGGCCATGGAGGTCTCCGGCGTGCAGTCCGTACGGGTCCGGGTGGGCCGGAAGAAGGTCGACGTCCGCGCGGTGTCGCACTTCCGGGAACTCGACGACGTACGGGCCGACCTGGACCTCACGCTCGCCGACGGCATCCGGGGGCTGGGCCTGTCCCGGCCCCCCGCCCTGGCGGTGCACGTACGCCGGCCCGGCCGGAAGGGGTGA